The DNA window tatatataaaaaaaaaataaaaaaatttatgccTTAATTCATGAGTGAGATACGCTTCCTTGTCTTCCGTGAATAAATGATGAGCCCATATTTCttgtcattattttttatttttggagtACCAATGCCttttgttatttgaaattttattgatttttattgttcTACCATCAAATCCCTTATTGTATggactaaaatattaaaattacattattttatctttaattcaataaattaaaaacaatatatgatACATTTAGTGAGAGCTTAATTCCTCTTTTTTtcataagaaatataaataggCTAGAAttacacttatttttttatgttaatatttcaaaaaattgtcagtattttatactataaaattcttataatttatatgctTAATCACTCTCCCTTATCATATCCAGCTTAACACTCATATATGTTTAATCAAACTAATGTAACACCTTATTATGATTGTCCGATTCTAACCCAAAAACTTTcataaaaagaaacataaattatccatagaaaaaatcaaaacagagtaaatttcttcattttatttgttttgaaccAACATACCCATTATAAATATTACTCTATTGTCTTTTTAACATTAGAGTTTCTTCACAACATTATACTTTCTAAATCAAACACACATtatagtaattaaaaaaaatgaaagccAAAGGAAGTTTTAATCAAATCTTCACCCTCTTACAAATCCTTGTACCAAGTTATGCGACCTCCCTGAGCAGTTACTTGTTCTTAGGCAGGGATATCGACTTAGCTCGGAGGTTCAAGAATATTCCCCTAACAAACAAAAGTcgtaaatatatatacttgaagagaggtaaattttaaaaacagaGATGAAGTTAACAGTTCATATACCAGCCACAAGCAATAACACTGTGAAAGATGACTCGGAATTGCAGCGGAACGTATAGATGATTCACCCATCCAACAACTGGCCAGAACTGCAAATTCATTCAATATGTTTTTTACATCTATGATCCAATCAATCCCTcgttaacaaataaaattaatgtaataaagAAAGTGAAATACCGTCCAAGCTGCATATTGAACTTTTGGATACTCCCTTTTTATTCTAGGCTTAACAAGGGTCCATGGTTGCCCTGAAAAAGCGAGAGGGATACAACAAAATATGCTTATTAGACCATATATGTGGTACTTTTATGATTCCTAAACTTAGTTGTTTAGTTGTAATTCTAATTTAAACTGTGATTCTAACTTTTATATCTATCTTTGATCAACATGACTAAGGTCACATTGTGTTGTTTATATCCCAATGGCGGTTGAGTGTCTCTCTAGAGAGTCAAAGAAATGTTGGTTCAATACCATACATGACCATACAGATCAATTATTGATGTCATTATCGATCTCTCAATACAGAAATAACCAGAGTTTATTCCTTAGAGGAGGTTAGCACGAACCACTCACTATCATGCCTGGTGGAAATGATATATTTGATCAATTAGGCAAGACTCTTTTCATTTGATCTACTCTGATGGGTTATCTGGGTCGGGTGTGACCTAtctcaaatcaaatttgaaGGTAAAAATGAAGACCCAATATGGTACAAGAAGACCACATTGACTGTGGTGTTAATGAGTCACAGTTCGAGCTTGAATTGTGATGGCCCAGGTCTCACACATGTCAAATAAATGGAATTGACATCTTCTAACAAGTGGAGAATGAATCGGGGTGGAGAAATATATATAGACGTGACGTGACATCGATTCAATTTCAACAAACTATCAGACAAACATGGGAATTATTCTGCTAAGCAAAACATAAGTGTGAAGAACTTACTCTCAATGACCATCCCATAGAATATCATGAAGACCAAGTTGTTCCAAGGGGATGATGTTAGTTGTTCTAGTACCACCTGAAAAGTTCAATAGGATACTTCTTAACTTACATGTAAATAAATCATCAATTTCATGAAATGAATTTCAACAATCATCATTGGATAAAGAAAGTAGCTATCAAAAGCTTGGTAGATCATTTCATATCAAAACTAGCATAAGAAGAAACATTTGAGGTTGACAGGAAGTTGTTGAATTATGGAAGAACGAGATCACTCATAACAAAAGAAAGAGTAACAATATTACTACCTTCTTAGCAACAGTCTTTGTATCCTTCTTGCCCTTGAAGAGCTTATCCAACAATAGATGAAGAAAATGCCCAAATGGACCCAGATAAGAAAATCCAAACAGCTGCAACATTTTAAAAAGAGTTATATGATGATAAATCATAGTGATTTTTACAGAGATCAAACAAATGGGTCCGGCCATAAACAAACTGCAGGATTAATCAACATAGAGTACCgaattgggtttttttttcaatgaaaGATTCATAACGTTTTGTGATAAACAATAAAGATCAATAGAAACAAGCTCTTTTTACCACTTTAAGGAGAAGGCGTCTGAGTTGCAGCTTCTGTATGCCGGAAAGCTTCTGAGAAACTATATCACTGATCGCCGACAACACCGCTGCTGTAATTGCCTGGCACCCAGAGAAAAGTAAAATTGAATTGACAGGAATAAAATTAACAAAccatttatgttaaaaaaagaaACCTTTGTTCGAAGGGGATGACTCTGAAGCTGCAGCAAATACTGCTGTAAACCTTTCTTAGCGATTGAACCCATTCTTCAGTAGATGataatagagagagagagagatcaCAAGTTGTTGATCACACTCTCTAACTTTCAGTTTCTCAATTCTGAATCAGAAAGAAAGATTTTAACCTAATTTCTCGGAGGCAAGAACTAAGGTTGTGTTTGATTGGGAAATAAAGAGAGTAAGAATTAGCCTATTTGAAAGattaaaatttgagtttttgtcattttaaaatcaaactaatgtaaaattttaaaggtttatttggattttaatttaattttctgaATCATTAAAGTAGTGGACAAACAGAGCCTAGTATaagtataaattttgatatatggACAAGTAGGTGAAAatgagattttaaataaattcttcttatctaatcaattaattaaagtataaatgaattatctgtgttatactttttaacttttttatttttattttctgtgttaaacttttaaaaattttaatgatattttgtgtcaataatatttttaaaattgttaaaagtaAAATGTAAAGTGATTgttaatgaaatgtttttaaataaaaaaaatgactttttttgtttgagagatttttattttttagattataaactataaaataaattagtacaTCACAAAAAGTACaatttgaaatgaaatcaaGAATAATGGAgggttataaaataaaaaagacatgATTTGCGGAAGAATGTGGCTTTTTTTTTACTAGATTTTTCGGCACTTGTTCTTCATCGCAAAAGAACGCAGTATGGTGCTTGCAATGAGTACCCCTTGCAGGTGGTATGGTGGAATTAGACAATTTGTTTGACTATAAGCGACGATTTAATGAACCAAGTGCATTCTAATCGAATTTACGAATTTACCTAGCGCTTTAACTAAATGCAAAGACTTTATGAATAAACTAGGTTGTTTTTTTTCCTGCTCGaaccttataaaaaaaaattgctgataatttatttttacttaactaatttttttcttcatattttactaattcaaaaaatttaaaaaggttCAAACAACTGTGTATGGATTCTTTATAGGttcctattttttatttctttgtttATTAGAATGAGTATCATACTTTTTTCTTGTTGGAATATTATCTAGTGATCATCAACTTTGTACcctattattttaatgtaaatttgatatacgaaaaaaaaaaattctcacattcaattcttattaaacatattaaaaacacTCATGACCTCTccagaaaataaattttggtcaaAATTTTACTTGATTCTCattcaaagaaaaagaaatctCTGTGAAGTGTTAACAAAATTTCTAAGAAAATGTGGAAATACCAGCATCCTCTCATCCATCAATTACTAGTCAAaccaaatagaataaaaaacatatcattTCTATTGAGAAGGTGTATTGAAATAATGATATTCTTTGTGAAATGGTAACAAAATCTCTAAGAAGTATCATGGAAATATCATCATCCTTTCATCCATCAATTATTGGTCAAacccaataaaaaaaacatctcATTTCTATTGAGGTGGATTTGAAATTGACATTCTATActaaataaatggataaaattagATTTTCTTTCAAAATCAAGTGTAGAATCTGCTAAAAATGCACCAAACTAATATGGCCAACTTTGCAGCTGTCATGAAAGATAGTGTATATATTAGCATAAAAGCAAATTGGACTCCTTAAAGGGGGAAAAGAAGAACAACAGTATCATGATAATATTgggtagaagaagaagaagaagaagcttaTAACATTGAAGTGTTGAAGCTTTTATCATAACAAAGACACAGCCACAAAACAAATCCAATTAGCAAAATCTAAGATGACTTGTAATACTTGGCCGGAACAAAAGGCATTTTAGTGACGGTTCCTTCATACGTCTTCCCACGAATCAAGATCTTCACATTAGTCCCCACTTTGTGGTTTCCACTCTTCACATAACCCATTGCTATGTTCTTCTTCAAACACGGGCTGAATCCTCCACTTGTGATCTCTCCAATATTCTCCCCCTTCGCGTTCTGGATCTCGCTGTGGCTTCTTGCGGGCGGGCCTGATGAAATGAATCCCACACGCCTCACGAGGGGACCATCCTCGATTTGCTTCAGGATGACATCAGCACCAAGAAAACCGCCTTCTGCCCTTCTCCTCTTTCCGATTGCCCATGTGAGTCCTGCCTCCACTGGTGTGGTGTGTTGTTCCATGTCATTCCCGTATAGGCAGAGTCCAGCCTCGAGCCTCAGACTGTCTCTGGCACCTAGACCGGTCAATCTCACCTTTGATTCTGACTTCTCTAGTATGGCTTTGGTGAGGTCTAGCGCATTCTCATGAGGAACCGAGATCTCAAACCCATCCTCTCCCGTGTACCTGATGATGAAAGTCTCGTTTTTTATGGAGATTGAAGCTAAACATGAAAAACAGTTTATTATGAATATGGATGTAGATGAGAAACCTTCAAACAAGTTCTGTTTTCATACGATCTTATGGAATTCATGCACATCAAGTATACAggaaaaaagtgtttccaatcAAATTTATTGAACTTTTCTCATGTAAATGGGGATCCAGACCCATATCCAGAAACTGTTTCCAAATACAGAATGCACTATCCATTTGGCAACACTTTTTGGATCTGAATCTAGAAGAGAAACTGTTGAATTTGTGTCTAAGTAAGTTCTATTTCAAACAAACTGATGGACTATCATCAAAATATGAATCCAGATCCAGGGCCAGAAAGCGGTTCTTGAAGATCATATTCATTTTGTTCCAACTTACCCAGTTCTAGTTAAGAAGCATTGGGCACCATTGATATCAACAATCTTAAAGTGCCCGAAGTAAAGCTTGCTCAAGTCTTCTTTAGTCAGGTGCTGCAGAACCGGAGCAGCGAGAGGGCCCTGAACCAAGAAAAAAACATagattaaacaaaacaaaacaaaagaaagaaagaaaacaagaGGGTTTTGAAGAACAACCTGAAGAGCAAGAAGGGACCTTTCGTCATGAATGTGCCAAGAAACATCTCCACCTTTGGACTTAAACGCCTTCATATGCTCCTCAATGTGCGAAAGATCCTTATCTCTACAACCTGCATTCACGACCAGATATATATGGTCGTCTTTTACCTTTGTGATTACAGTATCATCAATTGCTCCTCCTTTCTCATTAGTTAGAACAGACAAAGTGCCAGTCCCGGGAGCAAGTCCTGCTACATCAGCCACAACAAGCTTTTCCAGAAACGAGATGGTGTCCTTTCCCTTTAGGCTTAGACCACACATATGGGAAACATCAAACAGACTACCGTTTTCCCTACAATTCACAGTTGAATCCATAATGGAATCCTTGTACTGAATGGGCATGCTCCATCCAGCAAAAGGAACCATCTTTCCACCATTTTCAACATGGAAATCATACAAAACCGTCTTCTTAAGTTCAGATTCTGAGGCAAAACAACGATGAGCTACAACCCTCTTCTCCGCTTGGGAAACTCGACGAGTAATTGACTGTCCTAGTTGCCACAAACCACCTCCTCTCATCTTTCCTTATATGTATCTAAATCAGATTATTGACAAACAAAAAAGTATCAGAAACAGCAACATTCGTCATATCTGAATCAATGATGATTGGCAATTGTTATCGATCCATAAGAAGATCATAGAGATAATGAAAGAACAACATCATCAACATTCCAATGTGAGTGAACAAATGGGTAATCAAAATTCCTAACAATTTCAAGATTCAATTGATGCAATGAAAATCTTCAATTGAATCACAAAGTGGGTCAGAAGAAAACTAGCTTATCAGATACTGGATCTCGTTCAAATGAGGGAGGGATGTTTTAAACGATCTGTAAATGCgcaaagagagaaagagaaaggagATTACCAAGAAACACAGGTGTAGTTGTGAGTTGGGTGAAGAAAGATGAAAATGTTGAGAGACTTAAAGGAGCATCTGAAGCAGAGTGAAGGATAGAGAAAGAGGCACCATTGAAGGGaaggatataaatatatatatgaaagggATCTCTGATCTCTGTTTAGTCGTGTATGCTCGTTTGGTGTATATTTGTTTATGGGTTTTgatgtaaaaaagaaaaaagggtGATGAAGGGATTGATTGGGTGGAGGAGGGTTTCTCAGCCAGATCAAGACAAGCTAACCACATCGCCATTGAGTGGTGGTAGGAAAGGAAATCGCATCTCTCTCTCATCCTTTGTAacaattaataatcatatttttttttttttatcaatctactagtatagtattattttattttttaaataaatcaattaaaagtaaaagtatttattaatatgatggttatttttatttaagacatCATGGTCGATAATTTTGGACCCGACACAAAAATACGATCCGGATCGAAcaagaaaaaaatcaagttaAGGTCATGTATTTTTTCGTTCGGATTAAAATCAGGTCGACCTATTTAACctgaataataaataagttaaaataaggTCCACCTGAAATGATCCAAAGTAGACACGATAACCtgtttataaatttctttcgttgagttttatgttatttttttctattcactaactcattttcttttataaatttttttttacatgtaaatttatgatttagcttcatttttattttgtgttgatctaattttaatttgaaacagagagatgtgaattaattaaatcaGGTTTAGTTCAATTTGGTCAAACAAATCAAGTTCAggtcaattataaataaacatgttAGGTGTTTATGTTAGTATCATTCAACCTGTTAACATATCAACCCCAACTTCAAACTTATCCAAATTGTCACCCTATACACTTTTTAAAGTTATGACTTTCACTCTATCTTGAAATTTTTCTACTCAACTAAGTTATGAATAATGACGGAGATCAAATTAGATCAAtgctcaaattttaaattttaaattcggCTCTTTTCAGTTATACTTGTTAagacttaatatattaaattggaATGTATATTATATGGATTAATGTATGtcataaataattcaattcaaacattttaataaattaaattaaaattattatcaaatattatacttcaaacacaataacaattttaaacaaatatttttcttaaataataacatCAACAAActaagtatataaataataataattgtttaaaataaaataaaaattatactaattaaatatataaaaaagaaagtttTTTATTAGATTGATTAACAAGAGTTAAcaatgatttgataaaaaaaaaatgtactaaAAGTTAACAATGAttcatttacatatttatttttatatttaaaatagatacaattgtaaataaaaaataatattgtacaaggtaaatattaattattattgatctTACTTaagaacaaaattataaacttagaATAGCTCaagttgatttatatttaaatataaaatgtcataatcatactattattatatttcaaatattttttttggggaaaaaatatatttcaaatattaatttgtatattttatactaatatatctgatctgattttattatatgaaaACCAACCATATATACAGTCTTgcatttaatatatcaaatattttcgACTAAGATAtgataagaataatatataaataaattggttTGAATGTTTAAACTTACCTGTTAACATGATTTATACTAATAATTAgtattatcaaatataaatattaatatttgttttggaTTCTAAATacgtttaaatatttttttttcataatcatACAAATATGACTGCTAATTAAGTGTGTGAtgacaaataatcaaattaaagatCCTCCACAAAGAAAATATGGATGATTGAACAAAGAAAGATGGATTGTTTTTTAATTACTCTTTCATTGAGATTGAATAGATTGTTGTGCTAAGAAtgagttattaaaaataaaattgaaatttaaggGGGGAAAAGAAGGTGAAAATGTTAACCCTAATTAATTGTGAGAGAAGTGTAGAGATTGAGTTGTGATgtgaatgataaaaaaaaaactgtactcattaaattaaattcaagaaaattgAGGATTCTAAAGGAAATTAATGGTAAGAAATCTATAACTATATATGAGTCAAAATGTTCACTGAAATGAATCACCTTTGCAAGCAATTGCTGAGgaaatgatttgattattttatatgaattttttcaactatcatttattttgtttaacaatcatattttttttaaaaatatattgaatagatatttattttcaatccATTTTAATCTATCATCTTTTAAGTACGAGTACAATTAAATTcggtaataaaaaaatttaaatttaaatttctttaaaGATAAAGAAGGACATGAACATTTTCTTTTAGGCTGTATGTCTactatt is part of the Impatiens glandulifera chromosome 1, dImpGla2.1, whole genome shotgun sequence genome and encodes:
- the LOC124920872 gene encoding peroxisomal membrane protein PMP22, whose protein sequence is MGSIAKKGLQQYLLQLQSHPLRTKAITAAVLSAISDIVSQKLSGIQKLQLRRLLLKVLFGFSYLGPFGHFLHLLLDKLFKGKKDTKTVAKKVVLEQLTSSPWNNLVFMIFYGMVIERQPWTLVKPRIKREYPKVQYAAWTFWPVVGWVNHLYVPLQFRVIFHSVIACGWGIFLNLRAKSISLPKNK
- the LOC124924901 gene encoding aminomethyltransferase, mitochondrial, translating into MRGGGLWQLGQSITRRVSQAEKRVVAHRCFASESELKKTVLYDFHVENGGKMVPFAGWSMPIQYKDSIMDSTVNCRENGSLFDVSHMCGLSLKGKDTISFLEKLVVADVAGLAPGTGTLSVLTNEKGGAIDDTVITKVKDDHIYLVVNAGCRDKDLSHIEEHMKAFKSKGGDVSWHIHDERSLLALQGPLAAPVLQHLTKEDLSKLYFGHFKIVDINGAQCFLTRTGYTGEDGFEISVPHENALDLTKAILEKSESKVRLTGLGARDSLRLEAGLCLYGNDMEQHTTPVEAGLTWAIGKRRRAEGGFLGADVILKQIEDGPLVRRVGFISSGPPARSHSEIQNAKGENIGEITSGGFSPCLKKNIAMGYVKSGNHKVGTNVKILIRGKTYEGTVTKMPFVPAKYYKSS